A stretch of the Vitis vinifera cultivar Pinot Noir 40024 chromosome 16, ASM3070453v1 genome encodes the following:
- the LOC109121990 gene encoding disease resistance protein RGA2-like: MGTVQAYILEGLPHVDCLSVFLKWAFNEGQEKQHPNLVKIGDDIVKKCNGVPLAARTLGSLLFSKFEQRDWLYVRDNDIWKLEQKEGDILPALRLSYEQLPSYLKCCFAYCSIFPKGRVLYNEDLVYMWSAQGLIEPSKKKQELDNIGDIGNRYIKELLSRSFFQDFEDYHFYFTFKMHDLMHDLASLISQPECTVIDRVNPTVSEVVRHVSFSYDLNEKEILRVVDELNNIRTIYFPFVLETSRGEPFLKACISKFKCIKMLDLGGSNFDTLPNSISNLKHLRFLNLGNNKRIKKLPNSVCKLFHLQSLWLSRCEGFKNLPKEFGNLISLRHLIITTKQRALTGIGRLESLRILRIFKCENLEFLLQGTQSLTALRSLCIASCRSLETLAPSMKQLPLLEHLVIFDCERLNSLDGNGEDHVPGLGNLRYLLLLNLPKLEALPVCSLTSLDRLEIEECPQLTERCKKTTGEDWHKISHVSKIYIDGVKTPEN, translated from the coding sequence ATGGGCACTGTTCAAGCGTATATTTTAGAGGGTCTTCCTCATGTCGATTGTTTGTCTGTGTTTCTAAAATGGGCATTTAATGAAGGGCAAGagaaacaacatccaaaccttGTAAAAATTGGGGACGACATTGTAAAGAAGTGTAATGGAGTTCCTTTGGCGGCAAGGACTTTGGGGAGCctacttttctcaaaatttgagcAAAGGGATTGGTTATATGTGAGAGATAATGACATATGGAAATTAGAACAAAAGGAAGGTGATATTTTACCTGCTTTAAGGTTGAGTTATGAACAATTGCCCTCTTACTTAAAATGTTGCTTTGCATACTGCTCAATTTTTCCCAAGGGTCGTGTGCTTTATAATGAAGACTTGGTTTACATGTGGAGCGCACAAGGGCTCATTGAACCATCCAAAAAGAAGCAAGAGTTGGACAACATCGGAGACATCGGAAACAGATATATTAAAGAATTGTTATCGAGATCCTTCTTTCAAGACTTTGAagattatcatttttattttacatttaaaatgCATGATCTGATGCATGATCTTGCATCACTCATATCACAACCTGAGTGCACTGTCATAGATCGTGTAAACCCTACCGTCTCTGAAGTGGTTCGCCATGTGTCATTTAGTTATGATTTGAATGAGAAAGAAATCTTAAGAGTTGTTGATGAGCTTAACAACATTCGTACAATTTATTTCCCCTTTGTGTTGGAGACATCACGTGGTGAACCATTTCTTAAAGCTTGCATCTCAAAGTTCAAATGCATTAAGATGCTAGATTTAGGGGGTTCGAACTTTGACACATTGCCAAATTCTATCAGTAATCTAAAGCATCTCAGATTTCTCAACCTCGGTAACAATAAGAGGATAAAGAAACTTCCAAATTCAGTATGCAAGTTATTTCATCTGCAATCGTTGTGGCTTTCCAGATGTGAGGGATTCAAGAATCTGCCCAAGGAGTTTGGGAACCTCATCAGTTTGAGGCATTTAATCATCACCACGAAACAGAGGGCTTTGACAGGGATAGGACGCTTGGAATCTCTTCGTATTTTAAGGATTTTCAAATGTGAAAATCTAGAATTTCTGCTTCAAGGGACGCAAAGTCTCACTGCCCTTCGGTCATTGTGTATTGCAAGTTGTAGGAGTTTGGAGACTTTGGCACCTAGCATGAAACAACTGCCCTTGTTAGAGCATCTCGTGATTTTCGATTGCGAAAGGCTCAATTCACTGGATGGAAATGGGGAAGACCACGTTCCAGGGCTCGGGAATCTACGGTATTTGCTGCTTTTAAATTTACCAAAGTTGGAGGCATTGCCAGTGTGCAGCCTCACATCCCTTGACAGACTTGAGATTGAAGAATGCCCTCAATTGACTGAAAGATGCAAGAAAACAACAGGGGAGGATTGGCATAAAATCTCTCATGTCTCAAAGATATATATTGATGGCGTCAAAACACCAGAAAATTAA